The genomic region GTTCAGCCGGCGCATGGTGAACTCGGGGGTCAGGATCTTGCGCAGCCGGGTGTGATCCGGCGCGTCGGCCATGCCGAGACCGCCGGGGTCCTTCTCCCCCACATCGCCACCGATCGCCGCGAGCAGTGCCGGGTCCGCACTGATGTTGGTGAAGTCGTTGGAGAAGGTGGTCGCGTCGGCGAGCACGGTCTTGGCCGCCTCGTACCCCGTCACCAGGTGGATCGTGACGCCGCCGAAGGGCACCGGCAGCTTGCTCACCGGCGCCTCGGTGATCAACTTCCGTAATTCGGGCAACGGATCCAGACCGTCCCGGCGCAGCGGCATGGTGACCGAGGCCGGCAGCAGCGACAGCGCCGACCTGCCTCGCTTCTGCTGGAAGGCGAGTGCCCGCTTGGCCACCGCGCCGATCAGGCGGGACTTGGCCGCGGTGCCGACCTTCCGGACACCGGCCCAGCCGCGCGTCGCGAGCCCACGGATCTGCTGCACTGCTGAAGACACTGCGCTCCTCCTCGATCCCCCCGAACCACCTCAAACCTACCGAGCCGGGCAGACCGCACCGCACCGACCGTGGGTGTTTCACTGGTCCGGTGACGCAGCAGGCCGTCGAAGTGGCGCTGAACCTGATCGGCTTGATCGCCTTCGCGCTGTCCGGTGCGCTGATGGCGGTGCGCAAGGACATGGATGTCATCGGCATGGTCGTCCTCGCGGCGATCACCGCCCTCGGGGGCGGCGTCATCCGGGACGTCCTGCTGGGCGACACGCCGCCGGTGGCACTGCGCACCACGTGGTGGCTGGTCGTCCCGCTCGCGGCCGCAGCGCTGACGTTCTTCTTCCATCCCGTGGTGGCGCGGCTGCGGCGAGCGGTGCTGGTGTTCGACGCCATCGGGCTGGGTGTCTTCTGCGCTGCGGCGACGACGAAGGGGATCGCGGCCGGTCTCGGACCGCTGGGCGCTGTGGTGATCGGGATCGTCACCGGAGTCGGGGGCGGCATCCTGCGCGACGTGCTCGCCGGCGAGATCCCGTCGGTGCTCAGGCGGGACACCCAGCTGTACGCGGTCGCTGCCCTGACCGGGTGTGTGTTCGTCGCGGTCGCGCACGAGCTGGGACAGGACGGCCTCTGGGTGCAGTTCGTCGCGGCCGCCGGGATCTGCGCACTCCGGCTCGCAGCACTCTGGCGCGGGTGGGGTGCGCCGGCACCGGGACGCCGGATCAGCTGACCGGAGCCCGGAAGCGCGTGCATGATGGGCGGATGACGGAGAGCACGGCTGCGGCGCGGTCGACGGACACCAGCACGGCGCTCGACGCGGTGGCGCTCGACGCGGACGTCACCGCACTCTCGGCTGCCGAAGGCCGCTGGGCAGACACCTCACTGGCCCAGCGGGCCGATCTGCTCGACGAGGTGCACGCGACGATCGCAGCGGCCGCCGAGCAGTGGGTGCAG from Nakamurella sp. A5-74 harbors:
- a CDS encoding trimeric intracellular cation channel family protein gives rise to the protein MTQQAVEVALNLIGLIAFALSGALMAVRKDMDVIGMVVLAAITALGGGVIRDVLLGDTPPVALRTTWWLVVPLAAAALTFFFHPVVARLRRAVLVFDAIGLGVFCAAATTKGIAAGLGPLGAVVIGIVTGVGGGILRDVLAGEIPSVLRRDTQLYAVAALTGCVFVAVAHELGQDGLWVQFVAAAGICALRLAALWRGWGAPAPGRRIS